A window from Mangifera indica cultivar Alphonso chromosome 2, CATAS_Mindica_2.1, whole genome shotgun sequence encodes these proteins:
- the LOC123205606 gene encoding protein NIM1-INTERACTING 3, whose product MCVKTYLIFYPIPSYSSSLPLSLMEKNKNKNNDRRKRKMVENNNSSNNNEDDEDVHKQPELQEELQEENDEEKMEQFFALIRNTKDMRDRLKQQQIEKKKQLEEEEEESHHLLQKVSGFNNNNNNNNNVGAQTWNPTFQVEDFMDGIAKSSNSNININISQDATQELLPVSSTKSQEAEVAEAEAAREGGNTNDHLDLNLSL is encoded by the coding sequence ATGTGTGTGAAGACTTATCTCATCTTCTACCCAATCCCTTcatattcttcttctcttcctctctctcttatggagaagaataagaacaagaacaatgacagaaggaagagaaaaatgGTGGAGAATAACAACAGCAGCAAcaacaatgaagatgatgaggatGTTCATAAACAACCAGAGCTTCAAGAAGAGCTGCAAGAAGAGAATGATGAAGAAAAGATGGAGCAATTCTTTGCCTTAATAAGAAACACAAAAGACATGAGAGATCGActcaaacaacaacaaattgagaagaaaaagcagcttgaagaagaagaagaggaaagtcatcatcttcttcaaaaGGTATCAggttttaataataataataataataataataatgtaggAGCTCAAACATGGAACCCCACATTTCAAGTTGAAGACTTCATGGATGGTATTGCAAAATCTTcaaatagtaatattaatattaatatttcacaAGATGCAACACAAGAATTGCTTCCAGTTTCTTCAACCAAAAGCCAAGAAGCAGAAGTTGCAGAAGCAGAAGCTGCAAGAGAAGGAGGTAATACTAATGATCATTTAGACTTAAACCTTtctttgtaa